A portion of the Oncorhynchus clarkii lewisi isolate Uvic-CL-2024 chromosome 27, UVic_Ocla_1.0, whole genome shotgun sequence genome contains these proteins:
- the LOC139385791 gene encoding extracellular calcium-sensing receptor-like codes for MSLWGWLWLLYCLHVPGSVWGLDGGGEGACRLIAKPVSGSVYQAGDVVIGGLFPIHVEAPLPEQEFRSIKGNSTCTIFKQRAYRWLQTMIFAVEEINRDPALLPNLTLGFLASDTCRSEGTTLGAALAMVTGKESSVVETDCGTTPEVPVIIGDARSTASIVVAQTLGPFDLPMVSYLATCTCLSDIWKYPSFFRTVPSDAFQARGMAKLLRLQRWVWVGLVSEDDDYGKFGVQLLLQELQGSGVCVAYSEVLPKVPSKRKIRHIVDTIRGSTARVVVAFVGFTGHSGALMEEVVRQNITDKQWIASEAWVTYSTIASPKNMPSLAGTIGFALKKADIPGLGPFLTRLHPDGDYQKSDPFLRELWEEMFGCSLGVDLSVTLSSRRQCTGSEVIREGESQYADVSQLRASYNVYKAVYAIAYAIQDMMACRPGDGVFNGGQCPDIRKLQPSQIVHYLRGVNFSTPVGESFHFDMNGDPPASYDIINWHVTPEGTAEFVQVGHFLSSEGSDDQFHIDMDKVVWGGGSGDEVPVSVCSADCPPGTRHAVQKGRPVCCFDCLSCAEGEISNTTGSVECIRCPERFWSNPDRTACIPQLVDFLSYSDTMGVILSVISVSGATLTAGALATFLYHRHTALVKANNSELSFLLLLSLKLCFLCALVFIGQPKPWTCMLRHTLFGISFVFCISCLLSRTVVVLVAFRATLPGENLMRYFSPTQQRMGISLCTLIQVLICVLWLALAPPRPAERGDREGRGPRVVLECEVGSVVGFSLVLGYIGLLASLCLLLAFLARKLPDNFNEAKFITFSMLIFCAVWISFIPAYVSSPGKYTVAVEIFAILASSFGLLFCLFAPKCYIILLRPERNTKKHMMSKQKPPRNT; via the exons atGAGCCTCTGGGGCTGGCTGTGGCTGCTCTACTGTCTCCATGTCCCTGGGTCTGTCTGGGGTctggatggaggtggagagggggctTGTCGGCTGATAGCTAAGCCCGTCTCGGGCAGTGTTTATCAGGCAGGAGATGTGGTCATTGGGGGCCTGTTCCCTATCCATGTGGAAGCCCCTCTACCAGAGCAGGAGTTCAGGAGCATTAAGGGAAATTCTACCTGTACAAT TTTCAAACAGCGTGCTTACCGCTGGCTCCAGACTATGATCTTTGCTGTGGAGGAGATTAACCGTGACCCAGCCCTCCTGCCTAACCTCACCCTGGGGTTCCTGGCTTCTGACACATGCCGGTCAGAGGGCACCACCCTGGGGGCAGCCCTTGCCATGGTGACCGGCAAGGAGTCCTCCGTGGTGGAAACAGATTGTGGCACAACCCCTGAGGTTCCTGTCATCATCGGGGATGCCCGCTCCACAGCCTCCATCGTGGTGGCACAGACCCTCGGGCCGTTTGATTTACCCATG GTGAGTTACTTAGCCACCTGTACGTGTTTGAGTGACATCTGGAAGTACCCCTCATTCTTCCGTACTGTACCCAGCGATGCCTTCCAGGCTCGGGGCATGGCCAAGCTTCTGCGTCTGCAGAGATGGGTGTGGGTGGGACTGGTGTCAGAGGATGATGACTATGGCAAGTTTGGGGTTCAGCTGCTTCTCCAAGAGCTCCAGGGATCTGGGGTGTGTGTCGCCTACTCTGAGGTCCTCCCCAAG GTACCGTCTAAGAGAAAAATCAGGCACATTGTGGACACCATCAGAGGATCTACTGCCAGAGTGGTGGTGGCGTTTGTAGGATTCACAGGTCATTCAGGG GCCCTGATGGAAGAGGTTGTCCGTCAGAACATTACAGATAAGCAGTGGATTGCCTCAGAGGCCTGGGTCACCTACTCTACTATCGCCTCCCCGAAAAACATGCCCTCTCTtgccgggacaattggttttgcCCTGAAGAAAGCTGACATTCCCGGCCTGGGGCCTTTCCTAACACGCCTCCATCCAGACGGGGACTACCAGAAGTCCGACCCCTTCCTGAGGGAATTGTGGGAGGAGATGTTTGGGTGTTCTCTGGGGGTTGACCTCAGTGTGACGCTGTCGTCCAGGCGACAGTGTACTGGGTCAGAGGTCATAC GTGAGGGGGAGAGCCAGTATGCTGACGTGTCCCAGCTGAGAGCCAGCTACAATGTGTACAAGGCTGTGTACGCCATCGCCTACGCCATACAGGATATGATGGCCTGTCGACCAGGGGACGGAGTCTTTAATGGTGGACAGTGCCCTGATATCAGGAAGCTTCAGCCCAGCCAG ATTGTTCATTATCTGAGGGGAGTGAACTTCAGTACTCCTGTGGGGGAATCTTTCCACTTCGACATGAATGGTGATCCGCCTGCCTCTTATGACATCATCAACTGGCATGTGACCCCCGAGGGGACGGCAGAGTTTGTCCAGGTCGGACATTTTCTGTCCTCTGAGGGATCGGACGACCAGTTTCACATCGACATGGATAAAGTGGTGTGGGGTGGGGGCAGCGGAGATGAG GTCCCTGTGTCTGTATGCAGTGCTGACTGTCCCCCTGGTACCAGGCATGCGGTACAGAAGGGGAGGCCTGTGTGCTGCTTTGACTGTCTGTCCTGTGCTGAGGGAGAGATCagtaacacaacag GGTCAGTTGAGTGTATTAGGTGTCCAGAGCGGTTCTGGTCCAACCCTGATCGTACGGCCTGCATCCCCCAGCTGGTGGACTTCCTCTCCTACAGCGACACCATGGGCGTAATCCTGTCTGTCATCTCAGTTTCCGGGGCAACACTCACAGCCGGTGCCCTGGCCACCTTCCTCTACCATCGTCACACGGCCCTG GTGAAAGCCAACAACTCTGAGCTCAGCTTCCTGCTCCTTCTGTCCCTCAAGCTCTGCTTCCTGTGTGCTCTGGTTTTCATTGGCCAGCCGAAGCCGTGGACGTGCATGCTGAGACACACCCTGTTTGGTATAAGCTTTGTGTTCTGCATCTCCTGTCTGCTCAGCAGGactgtggtggtgctggtggCCTTCAGGGCCACTCTGCCTGGAGAGAACCTGATGAGATACTTCAGCCCCACCCAGCAGAGGATGGGTATCTCACTCTGCACACTCATCCAG GTGCTGATCTGTGTATTGTGGCTGGCCTTAGCTCCACCCCGACCTGctgagaggggggacagagagggtcGGGGGCCGAGGGTCGTACTGGAGTGTGAGGTGGGTTCTGTGGTCGGCTTCTCTCTGGTGCTGGGCTACATCGGCCTGCTGGCCTCCCTATGTCTCCTGTTAGCCTTCctggccaggaaactcccagaCAACTTCAACGAGGCCAAGTTCATCACCTTCAGCATGCTGATCTTCTGTGCCGTGTGGATCTCCTTCATCCCTGCCTACGTCAGCTCTCCTGGGAAGTACACAGTAGCTGTAGAGATCTTTGCCATCCTGGCCTCCAGCTTTgggctgctgttctgtctgttTGCTCCAAAGTGTTACATCATCCTTCTGAGACCAGAGAGAAACACCAAGAAACACATGATGTCCAAACagaaaccaccaagaaacacatga